A portion of the Streptomyces sp. YPW6 genome contains these proteins:
- a CDS encoding regulator, whose amino-acid sequence MSSLGTDGGGTARNAAYNTVSGDAVIVGPVLMAQHIEGIRLPAPPPDVPPRQGPLPSRVFVNRTQELADLRDAALSLAAGPEPGVVLVVGVGGVGKTQLVAQAVRRELHRSFPDGRLHVDLADHRRDGAVDLAAVLGEFLRALRVHQDYLPGGLAERTALFRSVAARLHLLVTVDDVQHAPEVRALMPPRGLLVATGRRVLPSLLMDGAVLIDVAPLDEAAGTELVRRWHAGADEGTAADVVRLCAGHPLALRAALEWLAARPQLTLDDVVRDLTAGRYGAGEDGLPGAMAVAVGAGGGTEEEGVGEAVDAVLDSVVAGVAAHTRHLYDLLGVLPGTTATADLLTAVGATRVDEGLGELLSCRLAVLVESSDRPRRYRLHDVVRAHARLRARMLPEERRRSVLRRVVDFYADAAAHGDQLVLGDRFRIQPPPDRTLGELAFREALFTGRAEALEWLDAERPNLRAAVRVAADEGRHEEVWRLCESLWALYHSRKHLADCIESGLLGIEAAQHQARPDVEIRMRNQVARAAYELGDLDRAESQLDAAAVLLGPAVDPRLSGVVQESRGLIALARGRAEESPGAARRRAEEARQLFERALAANRAVPDPHGIVVQSYNVAQALVAGERWADALDVLDEAAETARTAGDAPMLPRIDLVRAHAFAGSGSLDRAVAAAGTAADAAAGLKQFAKLDQALDLLTALADRAEDRPLRDACEEKLSALRRSMGLRPPAAPTA is encoded by the coding sequence TTGAGCAGCCTCGGTACCGACGGCGGCGGAACGGCGCGGAACGCGGCGTACAACACGGTGTCCGGGGACGCCGTCATCGTCGGGCCCGTCCTGATGGCGCAGCACATCGAGGGCATCCGGTTGCCCGCGCCCCCGCCGGACGTCCCGCCGCGCCAGGGGCCCCTGCCCAGCCGGGTGTTCGTCAACCGGACACAGGAGCTGGCCGATCTGCGGGACGCGGCGCTGTCCCTGGCCGCCGGACCGGAGCCGGGTGTCGTGCTGGTGGTCGGGGTGGGCGGGGTCGGCAAGACGCAGCTCGTCGCCCAGGCCGTCCGGCGTGAGCTGCACCGGTCCTTTCCCGACGGCCGGCTCCACGTCGACCTGGCGGACCACCGCCGGGACGGAGCGGTCGACCTCGCCGCGGTGCTCGGGGAGTTCCTGCGCGCGCTGCGGGTCCACCAGGACTACCTGCCCGGCGGACTCGCGGAACGGACGGCGCTCTTCCGTAGCGTCGCCGCCAGGCTGCACCTTCTGGTGACGGTGGACGACGTCCAGCACGCCCCGGAGGTGAGGGCCCTCATGCCGCCGCGGGGGCTGCTCGTGGCGACCGGGCGCCGGGTCCTGCCGTCGCTGCTGATGGACGGGGCCGTACTCATCGACGTCGCCCCGCTGGACGAGGCGGCGGGGACGGAGCTCGTACGCCGTTGGCATGCCGGCGCGGACGAGGGGACGGCCGCCGATGTCGTACGGCTGTGCGCAGGGCACCCGTTGGCGCTGCGGGCGGCGCTGGAGTGGCTGGCGGCCCGGCCGCAGCTGACCCTCGACGACGTGGTGCGTGATCTGACGGCCGGGCGGTACGGAGCGGGCGAGGACGGCCTGCCGGGAGCGATGGCGGTGGCCGTGGGCGCGGGCGGAGGGACGGAGGAGGAGGGCGTGGGCGAGGCCGTCGACGCGGTGCTGGACTCGGTGGTGGCGGGGGTGGCCGCTCACACCCGCCACCTCTACGACCTCCTGGGCGTCCTGCCCGGTACGACGGCCACGGCCGATCTGCTGACGGCCGTCGGCGCCACCCGGGTCGACGAGGGCCTCGGCGAGCTCCTCTCCTGCCGGCTCGCGGTGCTGGTGGAGTCGTCGGACCGGCCGCGCCGCTACCGCCTGCACGACGTGGTGCGGGCCCATGCCCGGCTGCGCGCACGGATGTTGCCCGAGGAGCGGCGCCGGTCCGTTCTGCGGCGCGTCGTGGACTTCTACGCCGACGCGGCGGCCCACGGGGATCAGCTGGTGCTGGGTGACCGGTTCCGGATCCAGCCGCCGCCGGACCGTACGCTCGGTGAACTCGCCTTCCGGGAAGCCCTGTTCACCGGCCGGGCCGAGGCCCTGGAGTGGCTCGACGCGGAACGCCCCAACCTCCGGGCGGCCGTCCGGGTCGCCGCCGACGAAGGCCGGCACGAGGAGGTGTGGCGGCTCTGCGAGTCGCTGTGGGCGCTCTACCACAGCCGTAAACACCTCGCGGACTGTATCGAGTCGGGCCTTCTCGGCATCGAGGCGGCCCAGCACCAGGCGCGTCCGGACGTCGAGATCCGGATGCGGAACCAGGTCGCGCGGGCCGCCTACGAGCTGGGCGACCTCGACCGTGCGGAGTCCCAGCTCGACGCCGCGGCCGTCCTGTTGGGTCCGGCCGTCGACCCGCGGCTGAGCGGGGTCGTCCAGGAGAGCCGCGGGCTCATCGCCCTGGCGCGCGGCCGGGCGGAGGAGTCGCCCGGAGCGGCGCGCCGGCGGGCCGAGGAGGCACGGCAGCTCTTCGAACGCGCGCTGGCGGCCAACCGCGCCGTCCCCGACCCGCACGGCATCGTCGTGCAGAGCTACAACGTCGCCCAGGCGCTGGTGGCGGGGGAGCGGTGGGCCGACGCCCTCGATGTGCTGGACGAGGCGGCCGAGACCGCCCGCACCGCCGGCGACGCACCGATGCTGCCCCGGATCGACCTCGTACGGGCCCACGCCTTCGCCGGGTCCGGCTCGCTGGACCGGGCGGTCGCCGCGGCGGGCACGGCGGCCGACGCGGCGGCCGGGCTCAAACAGTTCGCCAAGCTCGACCAGGCGCTCGACCTGCTCACCGCACTGGCCGACCGGGCCGAGGACCGGCCGCTGCGGGACGCCTGCGAGGAGAAGCTCAGCGCGTTGCGGCGTTCCATGGGGCTCAGGCCGCCGGCCGCGCCGACGGCCTGA
- a CDS encoding response regulator transcription factor: MVAEDDEKQAELVRRYLEREGHAVRVVGDGLAVLDAVRHREPDLLVLDVMMPRADGLDVVRVLRSENRGLPVLMLTARSTEDDLLLGLDLGADDYMTKPYSPRELMARVRTLLRRTRRPGGPEPVAGDPVLRVGSLVVDPERHEVSVGGRTVECTPGEFRILAALAAGPDRVFSRQRLLEELHGFDRYISARTVDVHVMNLRKKIERAPRRPERLLTVFGVGYKLTDPAKAAARRA, translated from the coding sequence ATGGTCGCGGAGGACGACGAGAAGCAGGCCGAGCTCGTACGGCGCTATCTGGAACGGGAAGGACACGCGGTACGGGTCGTGGGCGACGGCCTCGCCGTGCTCGACGCCGTCCGGCACCGGGAACCCGACCTGCTCGTCCTCGATGTGATGATGCCGCGGGCCGACGGGCTGGACGTGGTGCGGGTGCTGCGGTCCGAGAACCGCGGGCTGCCCGTGCTCATGCTGACCGCGCGGTCGACCGAGGACGATCTCCTGCTGGGTCTCGACCTCGGCGCCGACGACTACATGACCAAGCCCTACAGCCCGCGCGAGCTGATGGCCCGGGTCCGCACCCTGCTGCGGCGCACCCGGCGGCCCGGCGGCCCGGAGCCGGTGGCCGGGGATCCGGTGCTGCGCGTCGGCTCCCTGGTGGTCGACCCGGAACGGCACGAGGTGTCGGTGGGCGGCCGGACGGTGGAGTGCACCCCGGGCGAGTTCCGGATCCTGGCGGCCCTGGCGGCCGGACCGGACCGGGTGTTCAGCCGGCAGCGGCTCCTGGAGGAACTCCACGGGTTCGACCGCTACATCAGTGCCCGGACCGTCGACGTCCACGTCATGAACCTGCGCAAGAAGATCGAGCGGGCCCCTCGGCGGCCGGAACGGCTGCTCACCGTCTTCGGCGTCGGCTACAAGCTCACCGACCCCGCGAAGGCCGCGGCCCGGCGTGCGTAG